In Bacteroidota bacterium, the following proteins share a genomic window:
- a CDS encoding methionine adenosyltransferase: MAYLFTSESVSEGHPDKVADQISDALIDHFLAYDPSSKVACETLVTTGQVVLAGEVKSSAYLDVQEIAREVIGKIGYTKSEYMFEAHSCGVLSAIHEQSADINRGVERKNPMDQGAGDQGMMFGYACRETDNYMPLPLELAHLLLRELADIRKEQKTMKYLRPDAKSQVTIEYDDNNKPVRIDAIVISTQHDDFDKDAVMLKKIKDDVINILVPRVMKKLPKRVQALFNNKIVYHVNPTGKFVIGGPHGDTGLTGRKIIVDTYGGKGAHGGGAFSGKDPSKVDRSAAYATRHIAKNMVAAGLCDEVLVQVAYAIGVAKPVGLYINTYGSSKVQMTDGAIAKKIETIFDMRPYAIEQRFNLRTPIYSETASYGHMGRNTKEVTKIFNKGKVNEKKIKVKLFPWEELNYVQAIKKAFAL, translated from the coding sequence ATGGCATATTTATTCACCTCAGAATCCGTATCCGAAGGACATCCGGACAAAGTAGCCGATCAGATAAGCGATGCATTAATTGATCATTTTCTTGCCTATGACCCAAGCAGCAAAGTTGCTTGCGAAACGCTCGTAACTACCGGGCAGGTAGTACTTGCGGGTGAAGTAAAATCATCGGCATACCTTGATGTGCAAGAAATTGCGCGCGAAGTTATTGGCAAAATAGGCTACACCAAAAGCGAATATATGTTTGAGGCACACTCATGCGGAGTGCTAAGTGCAATACACGAGCAGTCGGCCGATATTAATCGCGGTGTTGAGCGCAAAAATCCAATGGATCAGGGAGCAGGCGATCAGGGAATGATGTTTGGTTATGCCTGTCGCGAAACAGATAATTACATGCCACTGCCTTTAGAACTTGCCCATTTATTGTTGCGCGAGTTAGCCGACATTCGCAAAGAACAAAAAACGATGAAATACCTGCGCCCCGATGCTAAAAGCCAGGTTACAATTGAGTATGATGATAACAACAAACCGGTACGTATAGATGCAATAGTAATTAGCACGCAGCACGATGACTTTGATAAAGATGCCGTAATGCTTAAGAAGATAAAGGATGACGTAATCAACATACTGGTGCCACGTGTAATGAAAAAATTGCCTAAGCGTGTGCAGGCATTATTCAATAATAAAATTGTGTACCATGTAAATCCAACCGGTAAGTTTGTAATTGGTGGACCACATGGAGATACCGGCCTTACAGGGCGTAAGATTATTGTTGATACCTATGGTGGCAAAGGTGCACATGGTGGTGGAGCATTCTCTGGCAAAGATCCAAGTAAGGTGGACCGTAGCGCAGCATATGCTACCCGACACATTGCAAAGAACATGGTAGCAGCAGGCCTGTGCGATGAAGTATTGGTACAAGTAGCATACGCCATAGGCGTTGCCAAGCCAGTTGGACTTTATATCAATACTTACGGTAGTTCAAAAGTACAAATGACCGATGGTGCCATTGCCAAAAAAATAGAAACCATATTTGACATGCGACCCTATGCCATTGAACAACGTTTCAATTTGCGCACACCTATCTACTCCGAAACCGCATCATACGGCCACATGGGACGCAATACCAAAGAAGTAACCAAAATATTCAACAAAGGAAAAGTCAACGAGAAAAAAATCAAAGTCAAACTATTTCCATGGGAAGAATTGAATTACGTGCAAGCCATTAAAAAAGCATTCGCACTATAA